The Cryptococcus tetragattii IND107 chromosome 9, whole genome shotgun sequence nucleotide sequence CCCAATCTACAATACACCCCTCTCTCCGAGACCAAGGCGGCAGAGTTATACGCTAGGGACGGTGAAGGGTGGATCCTGGAACGGGCCAAAGGTTTTAAGCGGCCTTCTACCGAGTCCACTGCTGTTGACAAGCTTGTCCGCGGTGTGAAGCAGGGCCTCGGTCTCTCTACCCCTCCCAAAGATTACAAGACGATCAATGAAGACATCGCGGTTTCTGCTCCTGGCAAGATTATTCTTTTCGGTGAGCACGCTGTCGTTCACGGTATCACTGCCATTGCGTCTAGCGTCGACCTCCGATGCTTCTCCGTTTTGTCTCCTCGTCGTGATCGAAAGGTTGGATTAGAAGTACCCAATATTGGTGTGGAGCTCGAGTGGGAAATTAACAAGCTACCTTGGAATTTGCTTCCCATGCACTCAAATGGCGAGAGGCACGTCGCCGACAAGGAGCTTGATACGGCGTTACTTGAGGCTGTGGAGGGTGCTGTTAACGCTCATGTTGAAGTGGGTAAGACTGGTGTAGGTGCCTGTGTAGCCTTCTTATATCTGTACATGATGATCGCAGGTGAAGAATCCAATGCGTGAGTATTGGCAAATCGTACCGATGCTGTTGAATCAGTCTGACTTGCCCATAGTCTTTCTGTAACCTTTAccgcttcttcaaaccTCCCTATCTCCGCTGGTCTTGGATCATCGGCAGCTTACTCCACTTGCGTCGCAgcatctttccttctcgctcGCCAGCacctctccattccctcgACCGATCGCCTTTCCAAGGAAGACACCGACTTGGTCGATGGATGGGCTTTCTTAGCCGAAAAGGTTTTGCATGGAAACCCCAGTGGTATTGATAATGCTGTAGCTGTCAGGGGTGGTGCTGTTGCTTTCACCAGATCGGTTGGAGGTAAGCAGGGCGGTATGGATGGTCTTCATGGGTAAGTGTCTGCGTACAGTTCCGTTCATACCTCTTTATctgacttcttcccagcTTTTCCTCTGTCCGATTACTCTTGACCAATACTTTTGTTCCCAGAGATACCAAAACTCTGGTTGCGGGTGTTTCCGCGAAACGCCTTGCTGAACCTCAGGCTGTCAATCATATTCTCGATTCCATCCAAGCCATCTCTGACGAAGCGCGCTCCTTGCTTGGTGGTGGCAAGCCTGTGGAACGCGCTATCCTTGTCAAGCGTCTTGAGGCGCTCATCAAGGAGAACCACGTACACTTGGTTAATCTCGGAGTGTCGCACCCTTCTTTGGAGATGATTGTGGCAGCTACCGCTCAGGCGCCTTTCGAGTTAGCTACCAAGTTGACTGGCGCTGGTGGCGGCGGATGTGCTCTGACTCTTATTCCAGATGGTAAGTATAGCTACGTAGTTATTAAATCGATGCTGATTGTTTATATGTCTACTCAGATTTCCCTGAATCTTCCCTCAACGAGCTCGTCCAGACCCTCGAAGGCCATGGTTTCCAAGCGCACCTCACTACACTGGGCGGCCCTGGTCTCGGTGTCCTGACGACACCCTCCAAGCTCGATCAAACCTCTGAACAACTTCGAGATGCTGTGAGGACGCACAACGAGGGCGAGGGCATGGTTGTGCCGAAGAGAGCTAGTCTTAGAGAAGCCGATAAGGAAGGCTTGCACTCTTGGGCCGAAAGGTTGGGTAAATGGGTTTACGCTTAAACATGTTATGGGGCTACTTCAGTTGAACGTATTTTTTGTTTGTGTTTCTCATGTGGTGTTACTATGTTCGTAACAGCAGTAGTAATGTCTTTTGACTTGTACAATACGGATACATGACATCTCGCCAGTTGGAATTTTGAAAAGACGCGTAGTGCTTACCCGCTAGAGAATCCTATCAGGGCGAAAAATGTCTGAGATACAATTAACAATGTTCCAAGCAAAACTGAAGCAAGCTGCTGATCCAAAACCCCATTGATCGGAGTAAACCCAAAATCCCATGATGCATGGATCTATGCATGATATGTCAAATGCTCATCCCACGATTACCTCACCAGACAGCTTAAAAAACTGCGCCTCTTAATTGGCAGGAGTCTTGGTGACAGTCTGCACATCAGGGGTCTTACTAGGTATCAATCTTCCCTTGATTTTCCAGTCATCCCTTGAAGGGAAAATCTTTTCAAAGACAATGTTCTCAACAACGTGCTGTGTCCGCCTAGTTGGTGGGGCCGAATCCTTTTGGGTGATCACCGCCTAAATAAAGACCGGGCGCAAAATTAGCCATGATGTTGCCTTCTTGCGATCTCGAGTTATAATGAAACCGACCTGTTGGGTGTCAAACGCCAAAACAATCTGCGCTGCCATCTTGTCCTCCCTCGGGTCCAACACTGTCATTCTTGCCCATACCAACTTGGCAGACTTGTTCTCCTTGACGAGTTGCCATTTCAGCTTGTCTTTTCTGTTCCTAATAATGTTCTGAGCAGCAGAGTAGGCGTCGTCTTTAGAGATTGAAAGGACCTGTCCTAGTGTTCCACTACATCCAACCACAGGTCAGTTTCACCCGGCGACAGTCACTAGACTAACTTGTCAAAAGAATTTACTTACGAAGCCTGGACCTGCATGTATTTGTAGTAAAGCTCCGTCAAACTCTTAATAGACTTGCTTATAGATCCCGCTGGATTTAACCAGACAAATCCTCTACGAACCAAACTTGGCATGTAGAACCGAATAGGACTATTCTTGTACTCTTCTAATCCTCCCTGTCCAATGAGCTCGCTAATTCTACGAGACACGATACGTCAGCTCTGAAATGTTGTTGTCATAAGGGAACCATACGATTGGTTAGTCAAGTCTTGTCGATCCTTTCTGTCCCGTTCGTACTCCGCATCCTTGGTCTTATGCCAAAATTCCGGCCAACTTCTTGGGGCATCATACTGGGCCTCTGTTCGTAGGTGATAAATATAAGCGAGTGCGTGGCCCATTAGGAATGCCTGACTTACCAAAGAGGGGCAGCTTTTGCGCACTGAGATCTACTCCTGGATTAGACCTCGCTGCCCTAGCAAGCATCTGCCTCTGTTCCTCGGCTTCTAGCTCAAGTTCTTTGGTGAGCTTGGATTTGGGTTTTGGTTgtgtggtggaggaggcataTCGtagggagaggagagctGCGCTGCGAGCAGcggtggagagagaggcaGAGTGTCGAatgaatggaaggagggacATGGCTGGAGGTTATTAGACGTATAATCtgcgaagaagataatTATCGAAATGTCAAAAACAGGCAGTGGGTGCGACCCCGTTGCGTGATTGGCTGAGACCTTCAATAGGTCACGTGACCGTAAGGCCGATCTATTTGCTTCGTTCCCTCCACCCGACCTCTTACTCTGTTCGCTGTACCGCTCCACCACCCACCCACAAAGACCCAGATAGGCAAAGCACACAGCGGAGCAGACTCATGAACGTCGTCAAGACAGTACTCACCAGAAGAGTGCCCTTCTTACCCACTATGTCCGTTCGTACAATCGCATCACCAGCCACAATGTCCAAGCCTCGAGGTTAGGCTCCTTTTTTGCGCAGTGCCACCTAAACTCATATGTCGGTGGACCAGATATACAAGACTTTCTGGCATCGTATCCCAATGTTAAAGACAATCCAAGCCTATTAGCCAATCTCAAGTTCTACTTAAACCAATTGCCATTCCAACCTGACAACTTATATTATGACGAGTTCATGCACACGTATTCAAGAGACTATGACGAATTGGAGATGAACCAGTGAGCTCTATTACGTGTCTAGTCGGCCGCCTTAGCTGATGTATTTCCATCAGTGGATATATCCAATGTTGGTGTCCTTTGGTCTGTGTGCAGCCTCCCATCTGATTTCTCCTAGGGTTCTTTCCCATCAGAGAATATGGAGTTAACCCCCAAGCACAACCTTTACAACCTCAAGAAATTGAAGCAATGCAAAAGAATCCTGAAATTGTTTCTAGACTACTCAAATCTTATAAGATGGTCTGCGTCGAAGCTGTTTTAATGAAATGGGAGCTACGCTGAAACATTTATGTAGATGCTAGGATTCTATGGCATAGAGTTCAACGGCGGTAAGCTCAAGCTTGCAAGCAATCACAAGGAGAGAAGTGCGTCTCTGTTCTTCGCTGTCATCACAGAAAACTCAATCCGCTCTACAGTCTCAAACCTTCGTGCTCACTCACACAACCTCCTACGTCTTACCCGTATCCTTAAACATCTTTCCGAGTTCCCTCAACTTCAGCCTCATGCTGCAGCACTCGTTCTCTTTTTCGTCGCTACTCACTCGGCTGGAATACTGGACTTTTCTCAGGGTGTCATGAGGGGCGACAGCATGGATCAGTGGTGGTCCAACTGTTtcagagatgaaaaggaaagaaaggagatcAGAAAGATTGTGCAAGGGCGAGGACTGTTTGGACAAGGTACgtggggatgggaagagtATAACCAGTGGTATGAGCAACGAAGGGAAAATGGCAAGGTTGGTTTCATCGGTGAAAATTAGAAGTTGCATATAATTTCAAAACATACATATCATCAATTGGAGTCAGTAATCATTAATCATATTTCCGTTCCATGATCGCCAGCCTTgtcaccatcttcaaaccGTCTTTACCTATTGTGCCATATCCCGCTACCAGTTTAACGACTTTCCATCCCCATgcgccttcttccccagcACTCTCAAATTCTTCCCACTCATCATTGACCACCCACATATAACCTTCGTCCCATAGCTCTTTGGGGGAATTCCCAAATGGATATGTACAGCGCTCATAAGCCGATTCAGGCCGAAAAATCTTTAGCCCTAGCTCAACAAGATCTTCGTCCTCGGGAAGGGTGAAGAGCGTCACACCAGAATGAAGAGCCGAAGCTGATAACCACGATCTGTGCATCGATAGAGGACGTCCGGTCGTCATCTGTTTCTTTTCGATGGCGAGGTCAACCAAAGCTTGTCCAATTTCACCTCCAGGGTAATTGAGACGACTGACAgaggcgaagaggatggtagCGCCGATGTTGCCAAAACACAACGACAAAACAATTGCCTTCGTGAAGCAAAGTTGCAGTTTAACAGGTACTGACAGAAGTGTACTCTGGCGTGACCAAAGAAAACAAGCTCCTCGGGCAGCAAGGATGTTGATAAGAGGTACAGCATAGACTACGAATCGCCATTCCTACCGTTCAGTCGTTAGCAGCTTGCTTGACCTTCCATCAGTGGAAAAACAGTTAAAGCCACACACCTTGTGCGCTACCATACTCAAAGTCACTACCAATCCCGTCACTGGCCCTATCAAGACCTTCAGCATCTCCCTATCCAGCTCATTTCGTCTCAAACTGATGCAGCAACCAAGCAAAGCCAAAGGGATGCTGGCCAGGCAAAGCTTGGACAGAGCAGACAAGTAATACCACCATGGCATTACGCCCCAGTCTTTTGATTTTCCGTGCATGATGTTAAATAGCGCAGAGGAAAGCTCTGGCCACCAGTCACATGCGTAGGAATTTGGGGATAGGAACTTTACGTCGATTACAGATGTCATTGCTGGTAACGGGGACATTGAGAGACTTCACGACAGTTACCGAAAGAGAAAACTCACCGATACCGATGATTCCTCCATACACTCCACCGCTTAATGCCTGGAATACCGAAAGGCGTCTTTGCCAAATCAGAGTCAACGCCAAAGCCAGGGCGATAGGTGCAATTTCCATTCTGGCGATCGTTCCGGTGAGCGAGATGATAGTCAGTCCTAATCGGGGTTTACTTGAATGTTTCGAAGGACGGATAATCAATGATATTCCAAATAGCGCTAGGGAAGCACATCAAAGTGAGTCCGCACATACATCACACTGATCAAAAGATTCACCAAAAGGCAGCGCCATGAAGTTGGGCAACGTCCGCCCTGCATAGTAGGGTATATGAAATTGAGTCGTTGAAAGTATGAGGAACAACCGCGATGTCAGTTTTGATCGATAGTATAGGCTGATTGAGCTAGACAAGTGCGCCAAACCCGCCGAGAAGAAAACGGTCTGAACTAGGCGTACTACGACGTTGACGAGTCAGATGCCGGAAGCCTTCAAGCAGGAAAGAGTAAATGGCTCACTTAACACCTGTAGAGGTAAACCTTGGCGAACTCCCGTAACCAAAGAAAGTGGATAAGTAAAGGCAGCCAGTAGTAAGTTGGGTATCATGGAACGTGCTACTGGGCCGGGATAGACGATGTGGTCATACTATTTGTGATTGTCAGTAGATGTAGTGCCTGCTGATGGAGTATTCACATGTTGCAGGGCATTTGAACTAATCCCGTGAGCCAGAATGTCGTGAACCGCATGGAGAGCTGGAgtttcttccaccttggTATAAGGCGAAATGAAGACGTGTAGAAAAGTCACCAGAAATGGCAAGGTATACCATAGCTTCTCATATATTGGTAAAAGCGGTTTTGCTAGATATGAGTATGATCTCCGTGATCCAATATACTTGAAGacaggagatggaaagggacAATCGGCACCGGGAGAAATCGTAGCCGGCAGAAAATGTAAATGTGAGGGATGAGGACTGAGCGGAAGATGTTGCTGCCGCATTTTGGATGTCAGTCGTACGAAAGCGCTATGCAGGACGATGATATACTCGTTCATCCCAAAACATCTGCCGCACTCTCATGGTTATTATAAATCGAATCGGACTGCGCTATTGGCTGAATGTGAAGATAGGCCTTCAATGCCAGTTGCATGCGAGTTGGTTCACATAAAGGATAGCTGAGGTGTGTCAGCTAGTGTAATATACAGCCAGGGATATAAAGAGCCCGcaccttcctttcttaGCACTCGTGTGGTAGGGGAACGGTATACGAGGCGCCGAAAAGCAAACAAAGGAGACAAAGGAGACAAACAAGCCTCAGTAGTCTCGGGGACAGCCCTTATCCGTCTTCCTACCCACATTCGAATTATGCTGTGGTGGAAGGCGGATGCGGGAATTTCGAAGCATTTGAGTATGTTGGCAGAACCCGATTGAATGCCCTAAGATGCATTGCCTTGGACGCTGGAAGGCTATAGGGAAAGGACTCTtcatggaagaggaaaaagctTCTGCAACGAGGTCAGGATCGGCATGACTGGCAGCACATTTCAGGTAAAGGAGACCCACCATTGACCTCCAATCCACTTCCACACATCCTTTTCAATTTCGATTTTTGCAATATCGTCCTTTTTCATACACACCATAGATAATGGCCGACCTCCCCATCCAGTCGCATATCCTCCAAAAGGCTCACTCTTAGGCCAATACTTTTCCCTGTTCTTCCagaccttttcctcatctgaCTCCTCAGCCAACTTGCCCTCAATAGGCCTGCCCTCCAAGAGCGCCTGCTCTTTGGCAATAAGTGATGCGGGACGGGGGCGAAACTCCTCGGCTtcattgaggatgatgttgCACTGCTTATCAACACATGTAAAATAGCCTTTGATGGTACGACCGTCGATGAGGGTGATGGTCAAAACTTGACCGATGAGAGCTCGAAGAGAGGGACGGGGTCGATCCTTTGAAGGGTCCTCTTGAGGCATTGGGGTGGATACTCGAAGGGATTCGGAAGACatgcttgttgatgaggaatacgatgtggatgatgaagatcaGTAATTCAAAAAGCGATTAGAGATGAGAGACGCGGACAATTCGTTGACTGCTAGGGCCGTCGGCGGGAATGGCCACAGCTGCGTGGCCgcagaaaaaagaacaaagtTGAGGAGGCATAATACGGAAACAATCGCTCTGCTATCATGGCAAGATTCACAAAAAATGCAGATATGATAGTTATATATGAGAATGAATTTCAATAATCTACAAAGATAAAAGAAAGTGATTTATCAGTTATCCAAAAACAGTTTATCCTCTGAAGTCTTTGGCAatcttgctcttccaaCCAACGGCGCGCTCAAACCCATTTTTTCCTGTCTGGTAGTCCATAATGGCTTCCATAGCTTGTCTTTGGCTGCACGTGACGAAAGGGCCATACTGAAAAAGTACTGTCAGTACGTTATCATCTTACAAATGATGAACTGATTCACCTGAACAATGGGCTGGTCGAGGGGCTTTCCGGCAATGACAACAAAATGTGCTTCTTCAGCACCAGTGTCGTCTGCTGGCCTGGTAAGAGCCACACCAGACTCTCCAGGCTTGGCAGAAAGAACAAGCAAATTGAACTTGTCATGAGCTTTGGCGTCATCGCCGACTTGCAGTTTGCCTTTCACGACTGTTTGGACTTCGTTAAAAGAGTAGGCCAATACGATGAGCTTAACAGGACTTACTATAAATGAAAGCATTGTAGCCTTCAGGAAGTGGCTGATAGACACTGGCTCCGGGTTTCTGAAGCTTGAAACCCAAGTACCAAGCACCGCCGACAGGAGTAACAGAGCCACTGGTACCGTGAGAGTCACCCGAGAGAATAGTAATTTCTACGTCATCCTTGGGGCGAATAACAGGAATACTAACGCACACATCAGCAAGGGCATTATACAATCTGATCATTCAGATTTACTCTTCAGCCTTTCTGTCCTGGTATTCTGGCTCGATATATTTGTCCTTCTGGGGAAGGTCAATCCAGAGTTGCATACCTTCAACAGGCTCAGCCTTAGCTGGGTCTGGATCGAAGATAGGCATTTCGGCGTGGGCGATACCCCTACCGGCCGTCATCCACTGAACATCTCCGGGTGTCAAACTAAGGTAACTGTGTGAGTGGATCATATTGCAAAGCAATATCATCAAACAGAAGAACTTACGTTCCAGAGTATCCAAGGAAGTCCTCGTGCTTGAAGGTACCTTGGAACAAGTAAGTAACAGTCTGCATACCTCGGTGGGGGTGATCGGGAAAACCAGCACCGGGAAGGACTCGGAAATGATCGAGCCTGTGGAAGGAAGTTAGTACATGAATATTGGGTCAAATCCACTAGTAAGTCGCTATGGGGCTAGCCACTTTCGGGTCTGGATAGTTAATTCCTGTTGGAATCTCAATCACTTGCCTGGGCTGCGCTCAAGTGCATTTGGGCGAGGTCCTCCATCTCTAGGTGTCGATGTCCAAAATTGGAAGTTTTGTCACTCAAAAGTTGAAAGTGACTCACATCAAGAAAGGAGTAAGGTTTCGTAGTTCCCTGGTACCTATAGACCTCCTTACAGTGGCACCAGCCCCTTCAGAGACCTCGTGGGCGTAAACAGACTTGGTGATACTTCGAGAAGTGCCGGTAGCACTACTGGTAGCAGCAGTCGTGGACATGTTTGCTTTGAGTGTGGTGAGAATTGATGGACTTGTGAAACGTATAGATGCGGGCTTGATCATATAGTTCTTGGACAGTAAAGTCGTTTGTTGCTTGATGAATCAAGTCGGTCGAACAAGAGATGgattgaaagagatgttgaagatTAGACGGCTTTTATATCTTTTCAGATGGCAGATTGTTTGGTTGAGATCCTAGTAGATTTGCTAATACCTCCCGTGGTGCTGCTGTTTACTGGGATTTTctagaaggaagaagaagaaggatgagaaatgCATGAGTTATAAGCGGCAGGAACAGAGAGAATGAGCAAAGCGAAGGGAACGATTGGGTAATATTATGGGATATCAGTaccaaaaaaggaaattcGATGTCCGGCGGCAGAAGCCGGCCCCGCCGTGAGCCAAAATAATTTAAGAATGATCAGATGCCGAGCGATAATTAGATAATCAAGCAGCATAAATAAGCCGCAGGAcagtgaggaagagaagggtagTTCCTGCATCCTCATCATACGTAAccatggaaagaaaggtgACTAATGCTGCCTGCTGGTGGCTGCTGACATTAACCGCGGATGACTAAGCTGACAATCGACGCCCAACTGAAAAAAAGAGCGAAGAACAACGGTGGCGAAAGAATAATAATTGCTACGATAAAGAAGTCCTCATTAGCCAACAAGCAGAAATCCTCAATCAACTCCCTAGCAGAGCTCAAGAGCTACGTATTACTGCagactggaggaggacCGGGAGGTAAGGTCTCAGAAGATTATTGCATATCGTAGTAATATCTGTGTGAAACGGGAatttcaacctcaaccgccaccaccacatGACACGGAGGGAACAGAAGGTAACGAATTGTGCCCAGAACAGCTTGTGCAATGTAATTTAAAAGTATACTTGACAGCATAAAAAGTAGAGTAATTTGTCAGACGTATTAATTGGTTCTCTTGGCAGCGAGGCGTGTATGGGAAAGGCCTCCTATATTATCGGACATGGAAATTCACACTATTATTGTGCGTGGTGGTTTGGCAAAGTCAACTTTCATTTCTTAGCTTCTTTGGATCCTGATCGGTGAAATGAGATATTCTATGACGTCTGATGATTTACGGCGCCCGTAGGGTATCGATGCAGATTAGAAACATAAGTGCTATATTCTTATAAGAATCGGAATAAAGAAAGCCATAAATATTACTAAAACATGCGATAtgattatatatatacatgtACGCGCAATCCTTTCACCGTGCTAGTTGTACCATTATTGCCCTATTCAGTTTTCTCGTTCTATAGATTATTGTTCGGTAGCTACTGAGATGCCATCGCTCCAAGtcctctcttcatcggcAGCGGGCTCactttcttcacctctctctctcctgtCCTTAGCTTCCATCCACAAATTATCTCTGTGTCGTTCTAAGTTCgcaatttcttcctccaccttcttaaccacttctttcctcctgtTTCGCACCTCCTTGTCGCCATTGGACTCTACAGAGTCTGCCTGGAgcagaagctgaagaagggcgtTCGTCTGAGCGTGGTAAGGTGCGTTGAGACGGTTGAACaagagtggaggaggatgggggCCCGGAGTGGTCTGGGCAAACGAAAGTCGACAAGGGAAAGTAAATGATGACTTGAGAGTAGCCAACTGCTGCTCAGTGCTAGTCAAAGACGCAAGTGACGCAGAAGACCCTTCGGAGATAGTTGTAGacgcttcctcttcctcctcagcaACCTGTTCCTTAGGGATATCGGCTTTAGTGACAGTAGATGCGTGGGAAGACGGAGCTACTGAGCGCTTCTGTACGGGAGAGATAGTCTCAAGAGCCTCAATTTCTTGAGAAACAGCTTGCTCGACctgagatgatgatgcagtCGGCTGGGAGGCTGAAGATGTCGAAGAAGTAGATCCGGCCTCAGACTCAGACTCGGCATCAGACTCTGCTGAAGCACGAGAATTTTGGGGGGCAACGTTGATTCC carries:
- a CDS encoding cystathionine beta-lyase, yielding MTTPSTPGESSLATSIYSLAPTPIDVHKERVANWRFSTICANVDGKDQYGASSTPIYQTATFKGMDGQYDYTRSGNPTRAALENHLARLYGATQTFALSTGMTCLDTILRLVRPGETVLAGDDLYGGTNRLLTYLGTHGGVDVRHVDTTDVDKVIPHLRPGNKVKMVLLESPTNPLLKIADLQEIADAVHSAAPSALIVVDNTMMSPYLQRPLEIGADIVYDSATKYLSGHHDLMAGIIAASRPAICKDIAFIINSVGSGLAPFDSFLLLRGVKTMSLRMDRQMASAQLVALYLDSFGFLVHYPGLKNHPKRDIHYKQASGAGAVLSFVTGDKALSERIVGGTRLWGISVSFGAVNSLISMPCLMSHASISAAVRAERGLPENLIRLCVGIEDPRDLIDDLEHSLLQAGAIVPNLQYTPLSETKAAELYARDGEGWILERAKGFKRPSTESTAVDKLVRGVKQGLGLSTPPKDYKTINEDIAVSAPGKIILFGEHAVVHGITAIASSVDLRCFSVLSPRRDRKVGLEVPNIGVELEWEINKLPWNLLPMHSNGERHVADKELDTALLEAVEGAVNAHVEVGKTGVGACVAFLYLYMMIAGEESNALSVTFTASSNLPISAGLGSSAAYSTCVAASFLLARQHLSIPSTDRLSKEDTDLVDGWAFLAEKVLHGNPSGIDNAVAVRGGAVAFTRSVGGKQGGMDGLHGFSSVRLLLTNTFVPRDTKTLVAGVSAKRLAEPQAVNHILDSIQAISDEARSLLGGGKPVERAILVKRLEALIKENHVHLVNLGVSHPSLEMIVAATAQAPFELATKLTGAGGGGCALTLIPDDFPESSLNELVQTLEGHGFQAHLTTLGGPGLGVLTTPSKLDQTSEQLRDAVRTHNEGEGMVVPKRASLREADKEGLHSWAERLGKWVYA